One stretch of Qipengyuania gelatinilytica DNA includes these proteins:
- a CDS encoding polyhydroxyalkanoate depolymerase, whose product MLYHMHELQKSWMSSASTWASIGAEMLSNPALPFGYMGMGPMASSALEVFAHATATYGKPAWGIETVTVGKQAYPVVESTVLNKPFGDLKRFHREDLPEDAPRLLIVAPMSGHYATLLRGTVERMLENYTVYVTDWADARTVPLHEGQFDLDDYMDYVIEFLEHIGPGAHAMAVCQPSVPVFAATAIMNRDGHECAPKTLTMMGGPIDTRCSPTSVNDLAMERPIEWFRHNVIATVPMQYRGSGRRVYPGFMQLAGFMSMNLGNHMMSHYEMFKHLTVGDEASAQATKDFYDEYRSVCDMTAEFYLQTVQEVFQDHSIPNGTFKHRGKRIDLGDITGTALLAIEGERDDISGLGQTRAALELTPNLDASKKRYYMAEGAGHYGIFNGSKWREKIAPVVEEFVATHG is encoded by the coding sequence ATGCTTTACCACATGCACGAGCTGCAGAAGAGCTGGATGTCGAGCGCCAGCACTTGGGCTTCCATCGGGGCAGAGATGCTCTCCAACCCGGCTTTGCCGTTTGGTTACATGGGCATGGGGCCGATGGCCTCCAGCGCGCTCGAGGTCTTCGCGCACGCCACCGCCACCTATGGCAAGCCTGCCTGGGGCATCGAGACCGTGACGGTCGGCAAGCAGGCCTATCCGGTGGTGGAGTCCACGGTCCTCAACAAGCCCTTCGGCGATCTGAAGCGCTTCCACCGCGAAGACCTGCCCGAAGACGCGCCGCGCCTCCTGATCGTCGCGCCGATGAGCGGCCACTACGCCACGCTGCTGCGCGGCACGGTCGAGCGGATGCTTGAAAACTACACCGTCTATGTCACCGACTGGGCCGATGCGCGCACCGTGCCGCTGCACGAAGGCCAGTTCGACCTCGACGACTACATGGATTACGTGATCGAGTTCCTCGAGCATATCGGCCCGGGCGCGCACGCCATGGCGGTGTGCCAGCCCTCGGTCCCCGTCTTCGCCGCGACTGCGATCATGAACCGTGACGGGCACGAGTGCGCTCCGAAGACGCTCACCATGATGGGCGGCCCGATCGACACGCGCTGCTCGCCCACCAGCGTCAACGACCTTGCGATGGAGCGCCCCATCGAGTGGTTCCGTCACAATGTCATCGCCACCGTGCCGATGCAGTATCGCGGCTCAGGACGCCGGGTCTATCCGGGCTTCATGCAGCTCGCCGGCTTCATGAGCATGAACCTCGGCAATCACATGATGAGCCATTACGAGATGTTCAAACACCTCACCGTTGGCGACGAGGCTAGCGCGCAGGCGACCAAGGATTTCTACGACGAATACCGCAGCGTCTGCGACATGACCGCCGAATTCTACCTGCAGACGGTGCAGGAGGTGTTCCAGGACCATTCGATCCCCAATGGCACCTTCAAGCACCGCGGCAAGCGCATCGACCTGGGCGACATCACCGGGACCGCGCTCCTCGCAATCGAGGGCGAGCGCGACGATATCTCGGGCCTCGGCCAGACCCGCGCCGCGCTGGAGCTGACGCCCAATCTCGATGCGTCGAAGAAGCGGTATTACATGGCCGAGGGCGCGGGCCATTACGGCATCTTCAACGGCAGCAAGTGGCGCGAAAAGATTGCACCGGTGGTGGAGGAATTCGTCGCCACGCATGGATGA